One window of Trifolium pratense cultivar HEN17-A07 linkage group LG5, ARS_RC_1.1, whole genome shotgun sequence genomic DNA carries:
- the LOC123883777 gene encoding RWD domain-containing protein 1 isoform X1, with product MTDYAQEQEMEIEALEAILMDEFKEIHSGESGLSTSNRCFQIKITAQEEDEDGSSTNPAQLALIFAHTENYPDEPPLLNVSSLRGIGSEDLRILKDKLQQEASENLGMAMIYTLVNSAKEWLTERFTEDSDGDAEAEEAAKEDIVIPHGEPVTVETFLAWRERFEAELALERAKLMPESVLATPKEKKLSGRQWFESGRMKGAAIVTEELDEDDEEDIDFDDDEDFEADDEDDMLEHYLAEKSDSSTHSSLRAS from the exons ATGACAG ACTACGCGCAAGAACAAGAAATGGAGATTGAAGCATTAGAAGCTATACTTATGGATGAATTCAAAG AAATACACTCTGGTGAAAGTGGTTTAAGCACTTCCAATAGGTGCTTCCAGATTAAAATCACTGCACAG GAGGAAGACGAAGATGGGTCAAGTACTAATCCAG CTCAACTGGCTTTGATCTTCGCGCACACAGAAAATTATCCCGATGAACCTCCACTTTTGAATGTGAGCAG TTTGCGAGGAATTGGGTCTGAAGATTTAAGGATTTTGAAAGACAAACTTCAACAAGAG GCATCTGAAAATCTTGGCATGGCTATGATCTACACACTTGTTAACTCAGCTAAAGAGTGGTTGACTGAGCGGTTTACTGAAGACTCAGATGGTGATGCTGAAGCAGAAGAGGCAGCCAAAGAAGAT ATAGTGATACCTCATGGAGAACCAGTTACTGTCGAAACTTTTTTGGCATGGCGGGAAAGGTTTGAAGCTGAACTTGCACTTGAGCGAGCCAA GTTAATGCCAGAGTCTGTGCTTGCTACTCCGAAGGAAAAGAAACTCAGTGGTAGACAGTGGTTTGAAAGTGGAAGGATG AAAGGTGCAGCTATTGTCACCGAGGAATTGGATGAGGATGACGAGGAAGATATTGActttgatgatgatgaggatttCGAAG cagatgatgaagatgatatGCTTGAGCATTATCTCGCTGAAAAATCTGATTCATCCACACATTCTTCCTTGCGAGCGAGTTAA
- the LOC123883777 gene encoding RWD domain-containing protein 1 isoform X2 — MTDYAQEQEMEIEALEAILMDEFKEIHSGESGLSTSNRCFQIKITAQEEDEDGSSTNPAQLALIFAHTENYPDEPPLLNVSSLRGIGSEDLRILKDKLQQEASENLGMAMIYTLVNSAKEWLTERFTEDSDGDAEAEEAAKEDIVIPHGEPVTVETFLAWRERFEAELALERAKLMPESVLATPKEKKLSGRQWFESGRMKGAAIVTEELDEDDEEDIDFDDDEDFEDDEDDMLEHYLAEKSDSSTHSSLRAS; from the exons ATGACAG ACTACGCGCAAGAACAAGAAATGGAGATTGAAGCATTAGAAGCTATACTTATGGATGAATTCAAAG AAATACACTCTGGTGAAAGTGGTTTAAGCACTTCCAATAGGTGCTTCCAGATTAAAATCACTGCACAG GAGGAAGACGAAGATGGGTCAAGTACTAATCCAG CTCAACTGGCTTTGATCTTCGCGCACACAGAAAATTATCCCGATGAACCTCCACTTTTGAATGTGAGCAG TTTGCGAGGAATTGGGTCTGAAGATTTAAGGATTTTGAAAGACAAACTTCAACAAGAG GCATCTGAAAATCTTGGCATGGCTATGATCTACACACTTGTTAACTCAGCTAAAGAGTGGTTGACTGAGCGGTTTACTGAAGACTCAGATGGTGATGCTGAAGCAGAAGAGGCAGCCAAAGAAGAT ATAGTGATACCTCATGGAGAACCAGTTACTGTCGAAACTTTTTTGGCATGGCGGGAAAGGTTTGAAGCTGAACTTGCACTTGAGCGAGCCAA GTTAATGCCAGAGTCTGTGCTTGCTACTCCGAAGGAAAAGAAACTCAGTGGTAGACAGTGGTTTGAAAGTGGAAGGATG AAAGGTGCAGCTATTGTCACCGAGGAATTGGATGAGGATGACGAGGAAGATATTGActttgatgatgatgaggatttCGAAG atgatgaagatgatatGCTTGAGCATTATCTCGCTGAAAAATCTGATTCATCCACACATTCTTCCTTGCGAGCGAGTTAA
- the LOC123883776 gene encoding proline-, glutamic acid- and leucine-rich protein 1, whose product MTTFDQFRDMYDVAFKPRLLTTLITDYLPNQNHPFSNPSQLSKVVSLIKTHSLLSESVTESMDPKAIKAWKSSVTSWVDRVLLLVSNHSPDKRWAGISLLGVTCEECSSDRFIESYLMWFQKLLSSLQSQEDSHLVKVAACASISDLLARLSGFPKFKKDGSASAVKVVQPVIRMLNDDNSEAIWEAAVHVICTLITSFPFSIQRHYDSVESAIAVKLVSGGCSDDMMKKLVHCLALLPKSKGDEESWSLTMQKILITINDQLNLTFQGLEDETIRKEFNGLLSQPGKQPPPPLGGCVSTEEASNNITKRSKQSQTVNVSILMSGCCMMLTNTYPVKVNVPVRLLLVLAERILMVNGSLPEMSLPFMTARQQENVCSELPVLHMCSLELLTAIIKATSSQLLPHAASIVRFITRYFKTCVLPELRIKIYSIAKTLLISMGVGMALCLSKEVANNAIADLSIIEKKNGGMLNGSTTDVSTVAPLLVNNKKRKHSSANGSLQEYDASGGLGVEVPKKCAMAPISLRVAALEALETLITVAGALKSEQWRSKVDSLLIVVAMESFREGSSNEEINGFQKKDPAATAADLQIAALRALLASFLSVSRPPYLSQGLELFRRGKQQTGTKLAEFCAHAMLALEVLIHPRALPLVDYIPPNNDTYDEAQFSFRDEYVSRNHTTPFGLPQTEPPNCVNNMFANYLANGDDEMGGLWKENMKETKESSQMATSLPSSTDIQERNDMVSETATNADFEMRTVETETILKSDHLGESVKQIQEPIQEPVSVASNPAVIDIHGDAATSTDIEPDRIVSDSTIPHNEANNLELASPSKSPVQASDTKLVQQFAFDLNYGNSVDGDDDDDDSFPDIVDGDPDSDSDSE is encoded by the exons ATGACAACCTTTGACCAATTTCGAGACATGTACGATGTTGCATTCAAACCACGTTTACTCACTACTCTCATTACAGATTATCTCCCTAACCAAAACCATCCTTTTTCCAACCCTTCTCAACTCTCAAAGGTTGTTTCTTTGATCaaaacacactctcttttatctGAGTCAGTTACAGAATCTATGGACCCTAAAGCAATTAAAGCTTGGAAATCTTCTGTTACTTCATGGGTCGACCGTGTTTTGCTTCTTGTTTCTAACCATTCG CCTGATAAACGTTGGGCAGGAATATCTTTGCTAGGGGTTACTTGTGAAGAGTGCAGTTCTGATCGTTTCATAGAATCTTACCTTATGTGGTTCCAGAAGTTGCTTAGTTCTCTGCag TCACAGGAAGATTCTCACTTAGTGAAGGTGGCTGCATGTGCTTCCATATCTGATCTACTTGCAAG GTTAAGTGGATTTCCAAAGTTCAAGAAAGATGGGTCTGCTTCCGCTGTGAAAGTTGTTCAGCCTGTTATAAGGATGTTAAATGATGACAACTCAGAGGCAATATGG GAAGCTGCAGTCCATGTGATATGTACCTTGATAACTTCATTCCCATTTTCTATTCAGCGTCATTATGATAGT GTTGAATCTGCTATTGCTGTTAAACTTGTGTCTGGAGGCTGCAGTGATGATATGATGAAG AAACTTGTACATTGCCTTGCATTACTTCCAAAATCAAAAGGAGATGAAGAAAGCTGGTCACTGACAATGCAGAaaattttgattacaataaATGATCAATTAAATTTGACATTTCAAGGTCTAGAAGATG AAACCATTCGAAAGGAGTTCAACGGATTGTTAAGTCAGCCTGGGAAACAACCTCCACCACCTTTAGGAGGCTGTGTTTCAACTGAAGAAGCTAGTAACAACATAACAAAGAGATCTAAACAATCACAAACAGTTAATGTCTCAATACTTATGTCTGGTTGTTGTATGATGCTCACAAATACATATCCAGTTAAG GTTAATGTACCTGTGCGCCTATTATTGGTCCTTGCCGAGAGAATTCTGATGGTAAATGGCTCTTTGCCAGAAATGTCATTGCCATTCATGACCGCCAGACAGCAAGAGAATGTTTGTTCAGAACTTCCAGTTTTGCATATGTGTAGTCTGGAATTGCTTACAGCTATTATAAAGGCAACAAGCAG TCAACTATTACCACACGCTGCCTCTATTGTACGTTTCATTACAAGGTACTTCAAGACATGTGTGCTGCCAGAGTTAAGGATTAAGATCTATTCAATTGCAAAGACTCTGCTCATATCCATGGGTGTTG GAATGGCTTTATGTCTGTCAAAGGAAGTTGCCAATAATGCTATTGCTGATTTGAGTATCATAGAGAAGAAGAATGGAGGCATGTTGAATGGTTCTACTACAGATGTCTCCACTGTAGCGCCGCTACtggtaaataataaaaaaaggaagCACAGCAGTGCGAATGGTTCTCTTCAGGAATATGATGCAAGTGGTGGTTTAGGAGTAGAAGTTCCAAAGAAATGTGCCATGGCTCCAATTTCTCTGAGGGTAGCTGCACTCGAGGCATTAGAGACCCTTATTACTGTG gCTGGTGCTTTAAAATCAGAACAGTGGAGATCTAAAGTCGATAGTCTTTTGATAGTCGTTGCAATGGAATCTTTCAGAGAAGGTTCATCTAATGAAGAAATAAATGGGTTTCAGAAAAAGGATCCTGCTGCAACTGCCGCAGATTTGCAAATTGCTGCATTGCGTGCTCTTTTggcttcttttctttctgtgtCACGGCCCCCATATTTATCACAAGGCCTTGAACTTTTCCGAAGAG GAAAACAACAAACTGGAACAAAGCTTGCCGAGTTCTGTGCCCATGCTATGTTAGCCTTGGAAGTGCTTATACATCCTAGGGCACTTCCGTTGGTAGATTATATCCCTCCAAACAATGATACTTATGATGAAGCTCAGTTCAGTTTCCGAGATGAATATGTTAGCCGGAACCACACTACTCCATTTGGTTTGCCTCAAACAGAACCTCCTAACTGTGTTAATAATATGTTTGCCAACTATTTGGCAAATGGTGATGATGAGATGGGTGGGCTATGGAAGGAAAATATGAAAGAAACCAAAGAGTCTTCTCAAATGGCAACATCCCTGCCTTCTAGCACTGACATCCAAGAAAGGAATGACATGGTATCTGAGACTGCCACAAATGCAGATTTTGAGATGAGAACCGTCGAGACTGAAACCATATTAAAGTCAGATCATCTGGGAGAATCTGTCAAGCAAATTCAAGAACCCATTCAAGAACCCGTCTCCGTGGCAAGCAATCCAGCGGTCATTGACATTCATGGTGATGCAGCTACATCTACTGATATCGAGCCGGACAGGATTGTTTCAGACAGCACCATACCTCATAATGAAGCCAACAATTTGGAATTGGCTTCCCCAAGCAAAAGTCCAGTGCAGGCATCAGACACAAAGTTGGTTCAGCAATTTGCATTTGATCTAAATTATGGCAATTCAGtagatggtgatgatgatgatgatgattctttTCCTGACATTGTGGATGGAGACCCTGATTCTGATTCCGATTCCGAGTAA